Proteins encoded in a region of the Xiphophorus couchianus chromosome 11, X_couchianus-1.0, whole genome shotgun sequence genome:
- the rbm14a gene encoding RNA-binding protein 14a isoform X1, which translates to MSGENVKLFVGNLPLDATQDELNKLFAPYGEIDTCSLLRQYAFVTLKGEGAADRAIRHLDGKEYRGRPLVVEESRARPPNSIKVFVGNISATCSADDLHGLFSTFGRVLDCDKVKGKARLCSNVGYAFVHMERKEEALAAIEALNGTMFKGRQLAVELSKAQPLINQIPGGGDSSAGGGGREGLLPRPPPSLEHHQSQAAVLAAAAAAAAGLPIQVQQSVHNSFYNTTTFDPTYAALKGLTSSKGADGVIYGALASQVYGAVADQVYQELAHHNPAAEEAEQSAVPDPTTLFEAARAKFFQEGQKVLAEQQAGRKAAAAAATSENERDRSPIRGNRAPLLPDPVPGSFAQIRPKRRTLLPTPPGVSEDAAPATTTSEGADPVARSYSEYYQQMHQYQQYQQYQQQYQYLQYAYTNPPPPPPPPPGSAQTQTPPTTTPAPPGTYTAPPTYASTDAYAAPGTYSASGGYDASSGTYDTSSGNYNASSGSYDASAGYDTSGGYGASGAYDSSGAYPATANYSTSTPYEQTPAHGQPTPQRHDYPYHTPEPPYR; encoded by the exons GGCCATACGGCATCTGGATGGCAAAGAGTACAGAGGCAGGCCGCTAGTTGTTGAAGAGTCGCGTGCGCGCCCGCCTAATTCCATTAAAGTGTTTGTAGGAAACATCAGCGCGACATGTTCAGCAGATGACCTCCACGGACTTTTCTCAACCTTTGGAAGAGTTTTAGACTGTGATAAAGTCAAAGGTAAAG caaGATTATGCTCAAATGTTGGGTACGCATTCGTGCATatggagaggaaggaggaggccCTGGCAGCGATAGAGGCTCTCAACGGGACCATGTTCAAGGGCCGTCAGCTGGCTGTGGAGCTTTCCAAAGCGCAACCTTTGATCAATCAGATTCCAGGGGGCGGAGATTCATCTGCAGGCGGAG GTGGCAGAGAGGGTCTTCTTCCACGTCCTCCTCCGTCACTCGAACATCACCAGAGTCAAGCGGCTGTGCtagctgctgccgctgctgcagcCGCTGGCCTGCCCATACAa GTTCAACAAAGTGTCCATAACTCGTTTTACAACACAACAacctttgaccccacctacGCTGCTCTCAAAGGCCTTACCAGTTCTAAGGGGGCAGATGGGGTGATATACGGTGCTCTTGCCAGCCAGGTGTATGGAGCTGTTGCTGACCAGGTCTACCAAGAACTGGCCCATCACAATCCTGCGGCTGAAGAGGCAGAGCAATCTGCTGTTCCAGATCCCACAACGCTCTTTGAAGCAGCAAGAGCCAAGTTCTTTCAGGAAGGACAGAAG GTTCTGGCAGAGCAGCAGGcaggaagaaaagcagcagcagctgctgctacATCAGAAAACGAACGAGACCGCAGTCCAATCAGAGGAAACCGGGCCCCTCTTCTTCCCGACCCGGTTCCCGGTTCCTTTGCTCAGATACGCCCCAAACGACGCACGCTTCTGCCGACACCACCTGGAGTCTCTGAAGACGCAGCACCTGCCACCACTACGTCTGAAGGGGCGGAtcctgttgctag GTCATACTCAGAATACTACCAGCAAATGCATCAGTACCAACAGTATCAGCAGTACCAGCAACAGTACCAGTACCTCCAATACGCTTACACCAatcctcctccaccaccacctcctccaccgGGCAGCGCTCAGACACAAACCCCTCCCACTACCACCCCTGCACCGCCAGGGACTTACACGGCACCGCCAACTTACGCTTCGACAGACGCCTATGCAGCCCCAGGAACATACAGCGCTTCAGGAGGTTACGACGCGTCGTCGGGGACCTACGACACTTCATCTGGGAATTACAATGCTTCTTCAGGAAGCTACGACGCCTCGGCAGGATATGACACGTCTGGAGGCTACGGTGCATCGGGAGCATATGATTCATCTGGAGCTTACCCAGCAACGGCAAACTACTCCACATCCACACCGTATGAGCAGACACCCGCACACGGGCAACCCACGCCCCAGCGTCACGATTACCCTTACCACACGCCAGAACCCCCTTACCGATAG
- the rbm14a gene encoding RNA-binding protein 14a isoform X2, with translation MSGENVKLFVGNLPLDATQDELNKLFAPYGEIDTCSLLRQYAFVTLKGEGAADRAIRHLDGKEYRGRPLVVEESRARPPNSIKVFVGNISATCSADDLHGLFSTFGRVLDCDKVKARLCSNVGYAFVHMERKEEALAAIEALNGTMFKGRQLAVELSKAQPLINQIPGGGDSSAGGGGREGLLPRPPPSLEHHQSQAAVLAAAAAAAAGLPIQVQQSVHNSFYNTTTFDPTYAALKGLTSSKGADGVIYGALASQVYGAVADQVYQELAHHNPAAEEAEQSAVPDPTTLFEAARAKFFQEGQKVLAEQQAGRKAAAAAATSENERDRSPIRGNRAPLLPDPVPGSFAQIRPKRRTLLPTPPGVSEDAAPATTTSEGADPVARSYSEYYQQMHQYQQYQQYQQQYQYLQYAYTNPPPPPPPPPGSAQTQTPPTTTPAPPGTYTAPPTYASTDAYAAPGTYSASGGYDASSGTYDTSSGNYNASSGSYDASAGYDTSGGYGASGAYDSSGAYPATANYSTSTPYEQTPAHGQPTPQRHDYPYHTPEPPYR, from the exons GGCCATACGGCATCTGGATGGCAAAGAGTACAGAGGCAGGCCGCTAGTTGTTGAAGAGTCGCGTGCGCGCCCGCCTAATTCCATTAAAGTGTTTGTAGGAAACATCAGCGCGACATGTTCAGCAGATGACCTCCACGGACTTTTCTCAACCTTTGGAAGAGTTTTAGACTGTGATAAAGTCAAAG caaGATTATGCTCAAATGTTGGGTACGCATTCGTGCATatggagaggaaggaggaggccCTGGCAGCGATAGAGGCTCTCAACGGGACCATGTTCAAGGGCCGTCAGCTGGCTGTGGAGCTTTCCAAAGCGCAACCTTTGATCAATCAGATTCCAGGGGGCGGAGATTCATCTGCAGGCGGAG GTGGCAGAGAGGGTCTTCTTCCACGTCCTCCTCCGTCACTCGAACATCACCAGAGTCAAGCGGCTGTGCtagctgctgccgctgctgcagcCGCTGGCCTGCCCATACAa GTTCAACAAAGTGTCCATAACTCGTTTTACAACACAACAacctttgaccccacctacGCTGCTCTCAAAGGCCTTACCAGTTCTAAGGGGGCAGATGGGGTGATATACGGTGCTCTTGCCAGCCAGGTGTATGGAGCTGTTGCTGACCAGGTCTACCAAGAACTGGCCCATCACAATCCTGCGGCTGAAGAGGCAGAGCAATCTGCTGTTCCAGATCCCACAACGCTCTTTGAAGCAGCAAGAGCCAAGTTCTTTCAGGAAGGACAGAAG GTTCTGGCAGAGCAGCAGGcaggaagaaaagcagcagcagctgctgctacATCAGAAAACGAACGAGACCGCAGTCCAATCAGAGGAAACCGGGCCCCTCTTCTTCCCGACCCGGTTCCCGGTTCCTTTGCTCAGATACGCCCCAAACGACGCACGCTTCTGCCGACACCACCTGGAGTCTCTGAAGACGCAGCACCTGCCACCACTACGTCTGAAGGGGCGGAtcctgttgctag GTCATACTCAGAATACTACCAGCAAATGCATCAGTACCAACAGTATCAGCAGTACCAGCAACAGTACCAGTACCTCCAATACGCTTACACCAatcctcctccaccaccacctcctccaccgGGCAGCGCTCAGACACAAACCCCTCCCACTACCACCCCTGCACCGCCAGGGACTTACACGGCACCGCCAACTTACGCTTCGACAGACGCCTATGCAGCCCCAGGAACATACAGCGCTTCAGGAGGTTACGACGCGTCGTCGGGGACCTACGACACTTCATCTGGGAATTACAATGCTTCTTCAGGAAGCTACGACGCCTCGGCAGGATATGACACGTCTGGAGGCTACGGTGCATCGGGAGCATATGATTCATCTGGAGCTTACCCAGCAACGGCAAACTACTCCACATCCACACCGTATGAGCAGACACCCGCACACGGGCAACCCACGCCCCAGCGTCACGATTACCCTTACCACACGCCAGAACCCCCTTACCGATAG